Genomic DNA from Puntigrus tetrazona isolate hp1 chromosome 6, ASM1883169v1, whole genome shotgun sequence:
GGAGATTGTTAGTTTAACACCAGCATTTGAACAGACAAGTGTTATTTGACCAACTGAAAGTGCCTTCACTTACCCATATAACGTAGCATAAAGTCTTTAATTCCTTTTTCTATAAGTCTCTCAGCACCAACGTCTCCTTTTTGTGGATGACTATGTAGTGCTTTTTCTACTTTCTCTTGAAGCAGTGATGCATTTGTGatctttttaaaattctttctGCGATAGCGGGCTCTCAGAAGAGTATTCAAATCATGATCCAGCTCTTCCGTATTCCCTAAGTAGTAGCTCCTCATTAGTGTGCTTAAATGTACCTCAGagcagttaaaaacaaaaagatgtttCCCAAGTATGGCTCCATCCATTCCACCATGGACCAAAGCATCAGTGGCCAGGGATGGCATGCCTGAAAGAGTAAAAGCCATGGGAGCAGATACACTGTCCCAACAACCATCCGGGCCAAGTCGCTCAGTTGCGTTCCCAAACTGCAGAAATGACTTGCCTAAGTACTTGGCGAGTGGGAGTAGGTAGAAACCATGAGGCTGGTTACTGGCCTCATTAGCCCAGAGCCCATATTCAAGACCTAAAATGAGAGGAGCAAGGGCGACTGTTGTGCCATCAGGAGTCAAAACAACTCCCCTCTCTTCGTGATTCTCTGTTATGAAGTGATGAGTGACTTCATTCAAGAAATTGGAGAGATTGTGGTTTATATTCAGCTGCTCTGTGACAAAGCTGTTGTTTTCATACTGACTATTACCTCGATTGTCAGATGATCTCGCAAAGTCATGTCTGACATTGTCACTTTGGTCTGCAATTTTTCGTAGACTCGTCACTAAAGCCAGTGGACTTAGTCTT
This window encodes:
- the pglyrp2 gene encoding N-acetylmuramoyl-L-alanine amidase isoform X2, which gives rise to MKRGPLWIITMSGICIVIQSSAVHLRNMEHFIAAVTQLEDLNPRLSPLALVTSLRKIADQSDNVRHDFARSSDNRGNSQYENNSFVTEQLNINHNLSNFLNEVTHHFITENHEERGVVLTPDGTTVALAPLILGLEYGLWANEASNQPHGFYLLPLAKYLGKSFLQFGNATERLGPDGCWDSVSAPMAFTLSGMPSLATDALVHGGMDGAILGKHLFVFNCSEVHLSTLMRSYYLGNTEELDHDLNTLLRARYRRKNFKKITNASLLQEKVEKALHSHPQKGDVGAERLIEKGIKDFMLRYMECPAIIPRCMWGSAPPLVPLKPLSPPLAFLYIHHTAIPSKPCRDLHSCSKNMRAMQHFHQKERGWYDIGYSFVVGSDGYIYEGRGWKSVGAHTKGRNTVGYGVAFIGDYTAHLPAQYDMELVHHHLVKCGVSNGFLQANFTILGHRQVVAGTKCPGESLYSEITTWEHYKETELLKKQ
- the pglyrp2 gene encoding N-acetylmuramoyl-L-alanine amidase isoform X1; translated protein: MKRGPLWIITMSGICIVIQSSVTAVHLRNMEHFIAAVTQLEDLNPRLSPLALVTSLRKIADQSDNVRHDFARSSDNRGNSQYENNSFVTEQLNINHNLSNFLNEVTHHFITENHEERGVVLTPDGTTVALAPLILGLEYGLWANEASNQPHGFYLLPLAKYLGKSFLQFGNATERLGPDGCWDSVSAPMAFTLSGMPSLATDALVHGGMDGAILGKHLFVFNCSEVHLSTLMRSYYLGNTEELDHDLNTLLRARYRRKNFKKITNASLLQEKVEKALHSHPQKGDVGAERLIEKGIKDFMLRYMECPAIIPRCMWGSAPPLVPLKPLSPPLAFLYIHHTAIPSKPCRDLHSCSKNMRAMQHFHQKERGWYDIGYSFVVGSDGYIYEGRGWKSVGAHTKGRNTVGYGVAFIGDYTAHLPAQYDMELVHHHLVKCGVSNGFLQANFTILGHRQVVAGTKCPGESLYSEITTWEHYKETELLKKQ